In Sphingomonas panacisoli, one genomic interval encodes:
- a CDS encoding M28 family metallopeptidase, with protein MRRLALAALTLACAPALAQSSVPAISVDTLKDVTKTLSSDAFEGRAPTTPAEAKTTDYIVERMKAAGLKPGNNGSWFQDVPLVELTAQNMTPLTFTGGKAPVSLTYRTDMVLATYRVTPKIDLRNSDVVFVGYGVNAPEKGWNDYAGIDVKGKTVVVLVNDPDWQTVGKDGLFEGKAMTYYGRWTYKFEEAARQGAAAVLIVHDTEPAAYGWGVVQSSWTGPQLELDEKGDHMDQSAAVGWMQLAKAKELFASAGKDFAALSAAAKVKGFKAVPLGVKASVSFTNTIKRQASKNVIGILPGTERPNETVLFTAHWDHLGRCDAVKGDDICNGALDNASGVAGLIALAEAQTKAGSAKRSMVFMAVTAEESGLLGSEYYARNPVYPLKDTVGGVNMDGLNVVGPSKDVVVTGFGKSELEDLMKPLIEAQGRVMKPEPNPERGGYFRSDHFSFAKLGVPMFDGGSGEDLVDGGTAKGHAAVLDYIANRYHKPQDEYDPAWNWAGAVQDLSLYFQLGRQLAMSDAWPNWYTTAEFRKIRDKDRSPK; from the coding sequence ATGCGCCGTCTCGCTCTCGCTGCTTTGACCCTCGCCTGTGCGCCGGCACTTGCCCAGTCCAGCGTCCCCGCCATCTCGGTCGATACGCTGAAGGACGTTACCAAGACGCTGTCGTCGGACGCGTTCGAAGGCCGCGCGCCCACCACCCCCGCCGAGGCCAAGACGACCGACTATATCGTCGAGCGGATGAAGGCGGCGGGGCTGAAGCCGGGCAACAACGGATCGTGGTTCCAGGACGTGCCGCTGGTCGAGCTGACCGCGCAGAATATGACGCCGCTGACCTTCACCGGGGGCAAGGCACCGGTCAGCCTGACCTACCGCACCGACATGGTGCTCGCGACGTATCGCGTGACGCCCAAGATTGACCTCCGGAATTCGGACGTCGTGTTCGTCGGCTACGGGGTCAACGCGCCCGAAAAGGGCTGGAACGACTATGCCGGCATCGACGTGAAGGGGAAGACCGTCGTCGTGCTGGTCAACGATCCCGACTGGCAGACGGTCGGGAAGGACGGTTTGTTCGAGGGCAAGGCGATGACCTATTACGGCCGCTGGACCTACAAGTTCGAGGAAGCGGCGCGTCAGGGCGCCGCCGCGGTGCTGATCGTCCACGATACCGAACCCGCCGCGTACGGCTGGGGCGTCGTCCAGTCGAGCTGGACCGGGCCGCAGCTCGAACTCGACGAGAAGGGCGATCATATGGATCAGTCGGCGGCGGTCGGCTGGATGCAGCTTGCCAAGGCCAAGGAGTTGTTCGCTAGCGCGGGCAAGGACTTCGCGGCGCTGTCCGCTGCCGCGAAGGTCAAGGGATTCAAGGCCGTACCGCTTGGCGTCAAGGCGTCGGTCAGCTTCACCAACACGATCAAGCGCCAGGCGTCGAAGAACGTGATCGGCATCCTGCCGGGTACCGAGCGGCCGAACGAGACCGTGCTGTTCACCGCGCATTGGGATCACCTCGGCCGCTGCGATGCGGTCAAGGGCGACGACATCTGCAACGGTGCGCTCGACAACGCCTCGGGCGTCGCCGGGCTGATCGCGCTGGCCGAAGCGCAGACCAAGGCTGGGTCGGCCAAGCGCTCGATGGTGTTCATGGCGGTGACCGCGGAGGAATCGGGGCTGCTCGGCTCCGAATATTATGCGCGCAATCCGGTCTATCCGCTCAAGGATACGGTGGGCGGGGTCAACATGGACGGGCTCAACGTCGTCGGCCCGTCGAAGGACGTCGTCGTCACCGGCTTCGGCAAGTCCGAGCTCGAGGATCTGATGAAGCCGCTGATCGAGGCCCAGGGGCGGGTGATGAAGCCCGAGCCCAATCCCGAACGCGGCGGCTATTTCCGGTCCGACCATTTCAGTTTCGCGAAACTGGGCGTGCCGATGTTCGACGGCGGATCGGGCGAAGATTTGGTCGATGGCGGGACGGCCAAGGGGCATGCCGCAGTGCTCGATTACATCGCCAACCGCTATCACAAGCCGCAGGATGAATATGATCCGGCCTGGAACTGGGCGGGCGCGGTGCAGGATTTGAGCTTGTACTTTCAACTCGGACGCCAGCTCGCGATGAGCGATGCTTGGCCGAACTGGTACACGACCGCCGAATTCCGCAAGATCCGCGACAAGGACCGCTCGCCCAAGTGA
- a CDS encoding DUF72 domain-containing protein, which yields MADIRIGIGGWTYEPWRGVFFPDKWPHKRELEYAASKLTAIEVNGTYYSGFKPATFAGWAEVVPDDFVFTLKASRFCTNRKVLAEAGESIQRFTGQGIVELGPKLGPILWQFMATKKFDADDFAAFLKLLPAKQDGVALRHAVQVRHDSFHVPEFVALCRAANVAIVYGESPDYPAIADVTAEFVYARLESSVDEEPAGYSPKALDRWASIAKDWAAGGSPDGLPYFATPALKQPRDVFVFFISGAKVRNPAAAQALIERV from the coding sequence ATGGCAGACATTCGAATCGGGATCGGCGGCTGGACCTACGAGCCGTGGCGGGGCGTGTTCTTCCCCGACAAATGGCCGCACAAGCGCGAACTGGAATATGCGGCGTCCAAGCTGACCGCGATTGAGGTCAACGGCACCTATTATTCGGGGTTCAAGCCCGCCACGTTCGCGGGCTGGGCGGAAGTCGTGCCAGACGACTTCGTCTTTACGCTCAAGGCATCGCGCTTTTGCACCAACCGCAAGGTGCTGGCCGAGGCGGGCGAATCGATCCAGCGGTTCACCGGCCAGGGAATCGTCGAGCTGGGACCGAAACTCGGCCCGATCCTGTGGCAGTTCATGGCGACCAAGAAATTCGACGCGGACGATTTCGCCGCTTTCTTGAAGCTGTTGCCCGCCAAGCAGGATGGGGTTGCGCTGCGTCACGCGGTGCAGGTCCGGCACGACAGCTTCCACGTCCCCGAGTTCGTCGCGCTGTGCCGCGCGGCGAACGTCGCGATCGTCTATGGCGAATCGCCCGATTACCCGGCGATCGCCGATGTCACCGCCGAGTTCGTCTATGCGCGACTGGAAAGCTCGGTCGATGAGGAGCCGGCGGGTTACTCGCCCAAGGCGCTCGATCGCTGGGCGAGCATTGCCAAGGATTGGGCGGCAGGCGGCTCGCCCGACGGCCTACCCTATTTCGCCACGCCGGCGCTCAAGCAGCCGCGCGACGTGTTCGTGTTCTTCATCTCCGGCGCGAAGGTCCGCAATCCGGCGGCGGCGCAGGCACTGATCGAGCGCGTCTAG
- the tsaD gene encoding tRNA (adenosine(37)-N6)-threonylcarbamoyltransferase complex transferase subunit TsaD: protein MLILGLESSCDETAAALVTGDRRILAHKLAGQEAAHAPYGGVVPEIAARAHVEVLEPLVAAALDEAGVTLAEVDAIAATAGPGLIGGVMVGLVTGKALAHAAGKPLVAVNHLEGHALSPRLADPDLDFPYLLLLVSGGHCQLLLVEGIGRYRRLATTIDDAAGEAFDKTAKILGLGFPGGPAVERAAAQGRPIVPLPRPLLGSPEPHFSFAGLKSAVLRAHDAGTWSKEDIAASFQQAAVDCLVDRTRRQLGDIDATALVVAGGVAANTAVRSALEALAGDYRLPFSVPPQWLCTDNAAMIAWAGAERFAAGLTDPLDVAARPRWPLDPDAEKVRGAGVKA from the coding sequence ATGTTGATCTTGGGCCTCGAATCCTCGTGCGACGAGACCGCGGCGGCGCTCGTCACCGGCGACCGCCGCATCCTGGCGCACAAGCTCGCGGGGCAGGAAGCGGCGCACGCGCCTTATGGCGGCGTGGTGCCGGAGATCGCCGCGCGCGCGCATGTGGAGGTGCTGGAGCCTTTGGTGGCGGCGGCGCTCGACGAAGCGGGCGTGACGCTGGCGGAGGTCGACGCGATCGCCGCGACCGCCGGGCCGGGGTTGATCGGCGGGGTCATGGTCGGGCTGGTGACCGGCAAAGCGCTCGCGCACGCGGCGGGCAAGCCCTTGGTCGCGGTCAATCACCTCGAAGGTCATGCGCTGAGCCCGCGGCTGGCCGACCCCGATCTCGACTTCCCCTATCTGCTGCTGCTCGTGTCGGGCGGGCATTGCCAGCTGCTGCTGGTGGAGGGCATCGGGCGCTATCGTCGGCTCGCGACGACGATCGACGATGCGGCGGGCGAGGCGTTCGACAAGACCGCCAAGATCCTCGGTCTCGGCTTTCCCGGTGGCCCGGCGGTCGAGCGCGCGGCGGCGCAGGGCCGGCCGATCGTCCCGCTGCCGCGCCCGCTGCTCGGATCGCCCGAGCCGCATTTCTCGTTCGCCGGCCTCAAGAGCGCCGTGTTGCGCGCGCATGACGCGGGGACGTGGTCGAAAGAGGACATCGCCGCGAGTTTCCAGCAGGCGGCGGTCGATTGCCTGGTCGATCGCACCCGGCGCCAGCTCGGCGATATCGACGCGACCGCGCTGGTCGTCGCTGGCGGCGTCGCGGCCAATACGGCGGTGCGATCGGCGCTCGAAGCGCTGGCGGGCGACTATCGCCTGCCGTTCAGCGTCCCGCCGCAATGGCTGTGCACCGACAATGCCGCGATGATTGCCTGGGCCGGGGCCGAGCGCTTCGCCGCCGGGCTGACCGACCCGCTCGACGTTGCCGCGCGGCCGCGCTGGCCGCTCGATCCCGACGCGGAGAAGGTGCGCGGCGCAGGAGTGAAGGCATGA
- a CDS encoding class I SAM-dependent methyltransferase, which yields MRLAIALLAAASLAGCTKGWDTSNTATADTKLARDTATDARRHGPEIAAFAGLKAGDKVIDWIPGGGYWTRTFSRIVGPSGHVYGIWAKPYAQEAGTDVRNYTALAADPAFGNISASIQPATELKAAEPVDLVFTSQNYHDYADKFMGSLDPAILNKAAFAALKPGGIFLIIDHAAAAGSGMRDTDTLHRIDPDIVKKQVTAAGFTFVGESRLLANPADDKTKAVFDKSVRGKTDQFIYKFKKP from the coding sequence GTGAGGCTGGCGATCGCGCTGCTCGCCGCGGCGTCGCTCGCCGGCTGTACCAAGGGCTGGGATACGAGCAATACCGCGACGGCGGACACCAAGCTGGCGCGCGACACGGCGACCGACGCGCGGCGACATGGACCGGAAATCGCCGCGTTCGCGGGACTGAAGGCCGGCGACAAGGTGATCGATTGGATCCCGGGCGGCGGATACTGGACGCGGACCTTCTCGCGGATCGTCGGGCCGAGCGGCCACGTCTACGGCATCTGGGCCAAGCCCTATGCCCAGGAAGCGGGGACTGACGTGCGCAACTATACCGCGCTCGCCGCGGATCCGGCGTTCGGCAACATCAGCGCGAGCATCCAGCCCGCGACCGAACTCAAGGCCGCCGAACCGGTCGATCTCGTGTTCACCTCGCAAAACTATCACGATTACGCCGACAAGTTCATGGGTTCGCTCGACCCGGCGATCCTCAACAAGGCGGCGTTCGCGGCGCTCAAGCCCGGCGGCATCTTCCTGATCATCGATCATGCCGCGGCGGCGGGATCGGGGATGCGCGATACCGACACGCTGCATCGGATCGACCCGGACATCGTCAAGAAGCAAGTGACCGCCGCCGGCTTCACGTTCGTCGGCGAATCGCGGCTGCTCGCCAACCCGGCGGACGATAAGACCAAGGCGGTGTTCGACAAATCGGTTCGCGGAAAAACCGATCAGTTCATCTACAAGTTCAAGAAGCCCTAG
- a CDS encoding class I SAM-dependent methyltransferase, translated as MRWSMVLAASAALAVPAAIVAKESVSPAITKALADPARADQAGDDARRHAAEVVAFSGAKAGSTVVDIIPGAAYWTRIFTGVVGPTGHVWAVWPAAAAGYAEKGKPALDARGLTNVSAVLDPAILTVDKPVDLVWTVQNYHDVPNKGGGEAALAAFNAAIFKALKPGGTYIVIDHAAAAGSGLRDTETLHRIDPAIVKKQVMAAGFEWVGASTVLANPKDDHTLKVFDPTIRGTTDQFVYKFRKPLK; from the coding sequence ATGCGGTGGAGCATGGTGTTGGCGGCGAGTGCCGCGCTGGCGGTTCCGGCCGCGATCGTTGCCAAGGAGTCGGTGTCCCCCGCCATCACGAAGGCGCTCGCCGATCCCGCGCGCGCCGACCAGGCCGGCGACGACGCCCGCCGCCACGCTGCAGAGGTCGTCGCCTTTTCGGGCGCCAAGGCCGGCAGCACGGTCGTCGATATCATCCCCGGTGCCGCTTACTGGACGCGGATCTTCACCGGCGTCGTCGGCCCGACCGGTCACGTCTGGGCGGTGTGGCCGGCCGCCGCAGCAGGTTATGCCGAGAAGGGCAAGCCGGCGCTCGACGCGCGCGGCCTGACCAACGTATCGGCGGTGCTCGACCCCGCGATCCTGACCGTCGACAAGCCCGTCGATCTGGTCTGGACCGTGCAGAACTATCACGACGTACCCAACAAGGGAGGCGGCGAAGCGGCACTCGCCGCGTTCAATGCCGCGATATTCAAGGCGCTCAAGCCGGGCGGCACCTATATCGTGATCGATCACGCGGCGGCGGCGGGGTCGGGGCTTCGCGATACCGAAACGCTGCACCGGATCGACCCGGCAATCGTCAAGAAGCAGGTGATGGCGGCCGGGTTCGAATGGGTCGGCGCATCGACCGTGCTGGCCAACCCCAAGGACGACCACACGCTCAAGGTGTTCGACCCGACGATCCGCGGTACGACCGACCAGTTCGTCTACAAGTTCCGGAAACCGCTGAAGTGA
- the hemC gene encoding hydroxymethylbilane synthase produces the protein MAVLKLGTRGSPLALTQANMVADALFAAHGVACEIHVIKTTGDRVQDRALAEIGGKALWTKELDRALLGGEIDIAVHSMKDVETIRPETIVIAAMLERADVRDRLVGADSLAAIREGGVVGSSSPRRRAQVLRARPDLSVVLFRGNVDTRLAKLAAGEADATLLAAAGLIRLGRDDVGTPVALDEMLPAPAQGAVGVECRADDAMTCGLLGAIDHTATSRAVRCERALLAALEATCHSPVAALATIDDDTVTLRAELFSEDGAEHVAADASGPDGEALARDLARALLDRAPPAVRAGFGG, from the coding sequence ATGGCTGTCCTCAAACTCGGCACGCGCGGATCGCCGCTCGCCCTCACGCAAGCCAATATGGTCGCGGACGCGCTGTTCGCGGCGCACGGCGTTGCGTGCGAGATCCATGTCATCAAGACCACCGGCGACCGCGTGCAGGATCGCGCACTGGCCGAGATCGGCGGCAAGGCGTTGTGGACCAAGGAACTCGACCGCGCCCTGCTCGGCGGCGAAATCGATATCGCGGTGCATTCGATGAAGGACGTCGAGACGATCCGGCCCGAGACGATCGTCATCGCCGCGATGCTGGAGCGCGCGGACGTCCGCGACCGGCTGGTGGGCGCCGATAGCCTGGCCGCGATCCGCGAAGGGGGCGTGGTCGGCAGCAGCAGCCCGCGCCGCCGTGCGCAGGTGCTGCGCGCGCGGCCCGATCTGTCGGTCGTGCTGTTCCGCGGCAATGTCGATACGCGATTGGCGAAGCTGGCGGCGGGCGAAGCGGACGCGACGTTGCTGGCGGCGGCGGGACTTATCCGGTTGGGCCGCGACGATGTCGGCACGCCGGTCGCGCTCGACGAGATGCTCCCCGCCCCGGCACAAGGCGCGGTCGGCGTGGAGTGCCGCGCCGATGACGCCATGACGTGCGGGCTGCTCGGCGCGATCGACCATACCGCCACCAGCCGCGCAGTGCGATGCGAGCGGGCGTTGCTGGCGGCGCTCGAGGCGACGTGCCATTCGCCGGTCGCCGCGCTGGCGACGATCGATGACGACACCGTCACGCTGCGTGCCGAACTGTTTTCCGAAGATGGCGCCGAGCATGTCGCGGCCGACGCGAGCGGCCCGGATGGAGAGGCACTCGCGCGCGATCTCGCCCGCGCCTTGCTCGACCGCGCCCCGCCGGCGGTCCGCGCCGGGTTCGGCGGATGA
- a CDS encoding uroporphyrinogen-III synthase, producing the protein MSRAVAVLRPEPGNAATAARIEAAGLTAIRMPLFAVRAVDWALPDPARFDALILTSANAPRFAGPGLDALANLPVFAVGPATAAAARARGLTIAETGDGDGAELVATLTERGFTRALLLGGRERRVHAGGVVAETITVYASDPLPITPQVADALAGTVALLHSARAAQRLAEIAGSTRASIRLAAISDPVAAAAGPGWADIAAAPVPDDAALIALARRLAD; encoded by the coding sequence ATGAGCCGTGCGGTCGCGGTGCTGCGACCCGAACCGGGCAACGCCGCGACCGCCGCCCGGATCGAAGCCGCCGGGCTGACCGCGATCCGCATGCCGTTGTTCGCGGTACGCGCAGTCGATTGGGCGCTACCCGATCCCGCACGATTCGACGCGCTGATCCTGACCAGCGCCAACGCACCACGGTTCGCCGGACCGGGGCTCGATGCGCTGGCCAACTTGCCCGTATTCGCTGTCGGCCCCGCCACCGCAGCCGCAGCCCGGGCGCGGGGACTGACGATTGCCGAAACGGGCGATGGCGACGGTGCCGAGCTCGTCGCGACGCTCACCGAACGCGGTTTCACCCGCGCCTTGCTGCTGGGCGGGCGCGAGCGGCGCGTCCATGCAGGCGGCGTCGTTGCCGAGACCATAACCGTCTATGCGAGCGATCCGCTGCCGATCACGCCGCAAGTCGCCGACGCTCTGGCCGGTACCGTTGCCCTGCTTCACTCCGCCCGCGCGGCACAGCGCCTCGCCGAAATCGCCGGTTCTACCCGGGCGTCGATCCGCCTCGCCGCGATCAGCGACCCCGTCGCGGCGGCCGCCGGACCGGGCTGGGCCGACATCGCCGCCGCTCCGGTACCCGACGACGCGGCCCTGATCGCGCTGGCCCGGCGCCTCGCCGATTGA
- a CDS encoding LON peptidase substrate-binding domain-containing protein encodes MHLPLHIFEPRYRAMISDAMARDRRIGMIQPRGGDRAKPDLFDLGCVGRIAEVEALDDGRYDIVLEGLSLFRIVRELEVTTPFRQVEADLLPTPDEPEALSIAHRASLETESRRFADAQGYAVDWDSVARLDDEALVNGIAQIAPFDAAAKQALLEAPDLPARAELTVQLMQFFGRHDGEDRVTLQ; translated from the coding sequence ATGCATTTGCCGCTACACATCTTCGAGCCGCGCTATCGGGCGATGATCAGCGACGCGATGGCGCGCGACCGGCGGATCGGGATGATCCAGCCGCGCGGCGGCGACCGCGCCAAGCCCGATCTGTTCGATCTGGGCTGTGTCGGGCGGATCGCCGAAGTCGAGGCGCTAGACGACGGTCGCTACGACATCGTGCTCGAAGGATTGTCGTTGTTCCGCATCGTCCGCGAGCTGGAGGTGACGACGCCGTTCCGCCAGGTCGAGGCTGACCTGTTGCCGACGCCCGACGAGCCCGAAGCGCTGTCGATCGCGCATCGCGCGAGCCTGGAAACCGAATCGCGCCGCTTTGCCGATGCGCAGGGTTATGCGGTCGACTGGGATTCGGTCGCGCGGCTCGACGACGAGGCGTTGGTCAACGGCATTGCCCAGATCGCGCCGTTCGATGCGGCGGCGAAGCAGGCGCTGCTCGAAGCGCCCGATCTGCCCGCGCGCGCCGAACTGACGGTCCAGCTGATGCAATTCTTCGGCCGCCACGACGGCGAGGATCGGGTGACGCTGCAATAG
- a CDS encoding NAD(P)H-dependent glycerol-3-phosphate dehydrogenase has protein sequence MKIGVIGGGAWGTALAQVAAQGAAPVILWAREPEVVHSINHHHVNELFLSSVPLSPTITATDDLDALRAVDAVLVVAPAQHVRAVLSATDFGSTPLVLCAKGIEAGTRMLVGEVAREAQPNAPIAVLSGPTFAHEVAAGLPTAVTLACEDAALGVALAERLAAPTFRTYASDDVIGAEIGGAVKNVLAIGCGVVEGARLGQNARSALIARGFAEMTRFGLARGARAETMAGLSGLGDLVLTCSSTSSRNFSLGVGLGEGRSARELLSDRRTVAEGAFTAPVLRDAAAEAGIDMPVCEAVCALLDGAPVGDVIGALLSRPLREERG, from the coding sequence ATGAAGATCGGCGTCATTGGCGGGGGCGCATGGGGGACGGCACTGGCGCAAGTCGCAGCGCAAGGGGCGGCACCCGTCATCCTGTGGGCGCGCGAGCCGGAGGTGGTTCACTCGATCAACCACCACCACGTCAACGAGCTGTTCCTGTCGAGCGTGCCATTGTCGCCGACGATCACGGCGACCGACGATCTCGATGCCTTGCGCGCGGTGGATGCGGTGCTGGTCGTCGCGCCCGCGCAACATGTCCGCGCGGTGCTGAGCGCGACCGATTTCGGATCCACGCCGCTCGTCTTGTGCGCAAAAGGTATCGAAGCCGGCACGCGGATGCTGGTCGGGGAGGTCGCGCGCGAGGCCCAGCCCAACGCGCCGATCGCCGTCTTGTCTGGCCCGACCTTCGCGCACGAAGTGGCGGCGGGATTGCCGACCGCGGTGACGTTGGCGTGCGAGGACGCGGCGTTGGGGGTGGCGCTGGCCGAGCGGCTCGCGGCGCCGACCTTCCGCACCTATGCGTCAGACGACGTGATCGGCGCGGAGATCGGCGGGGCGGTCAAGAACGTGCTCGCGATCGGCTGCGGCGTGGTCGAGGGCGCACGGTTGGGCCAGAATGCGCGCTCAGCCCTGATCGCACGCGGCTTCGCCGAAATGACTCGGTTCGGGCTAGCGCGGGGCGCACGGGCGGAGACGATGGCGGGATTGTCGGGGCTCGGCGACCTTGTCCTGACCTGTTCATCGACCAGCAGCCGCAACTTCTCGCTCGGCGTCGGACTCGGCGAGGGGCGATCAGCACGCGAATTGCTCAGCGATCGCCGCACCGTGGCGGAGGGCGCGTTCACCGCGCCCGTGCTGCGCGACGCCGCGGCCGAAGCGGGCATCGACATGCCCGTTTGCGAAGCGGTCTGCGCGCTACTCGACGGCGCGCCGGTCGGCGACGTGATCGGTGCGCTGCTCAGCCGCCCGCTGCGCGAGGAACGCGGCTAG
- a CDS encoding KTSC domain-containing protein, protein MPSSVIRSFAYDPAAQVLDVQFVSGRRYAYLDVPARVAAALHRAASKGGFFNRRIRDRYRFARR, encoded by the coding sequence ATGCCCTCCAGCGTTATCCGCTCCTTCGCCTACGACCCCGCGGCCCAAGTCCTCGACGTTCAGTTCGTCTCCGGCCGCCGCTACGCCTATCTGGACGTCCCCGCCCGCGTTGCGGCCGCGCTCCACCGCGCCGCATCCAAGGGCGGGTTCTTCAACCGTCGCATCCGCGACCGCTATCGCTTCGCGCGCCGCTGA
- a CDS encoding tetratricopeptide repeat protein, which yields MTAAEKEAVEAFRRDVVEPSMTKLVMIDFWAEWCGPCKALSPVIEKVAADYADKGVLLAKIDTDANQFIAAQFQIKSIPTVYAMFQGQLVADLTSARTESQLKGMLDQILKQLPVDSAEAKTEAEIEPLIAMGEQVLAEGDAERALSVFEQIAEIAPDHPEVVSGRVRALVAAGRLADADAMLAAVPEEAAKAPEIDRARAALDLARSAPPAADLQPLIAAADADPENMQARFDLANAQMAAGERDAAADSLLAIVAKDRDWNDGAARTQFLKLLEVVGLEDPWVSGQRRRLSAILFT from the coding sequence ATGACCGCCGCCGAAAAGGAAGCCGTGGAGGCGTTCCGCCGCGATGTCGTCGAGCCGTCGATGACCAAGCTGGTGATGATCGATTTCTGGGCCGAATGGTGCGGCCCATGCAAGGCGCTGTCGCCGGTGATCGAAAAGGTCGCGGCCGATTATGCCGACAAGGGCGTGCTGCTGGCGAAGATCGACACCGACGCCAACCAGTTCATCGCCGCGCAATTCCAGATCAAGTCGATCCCGACCGTCTATGCGATGTTCCAGGGCCAGCTCGTCGCCGACCTGACCAGCGCGCGGACAGAATCGCAGCTGAAGGGGATGCTCGACCAGATCCTGAAGCAATTGCCGGTCGACAGCGCGGAAGCGAAGACCGAGGCAGAAATCGAACCGCTGATCGCAATGGGCGAACAGGTCCTGGCCGAGGGCGATGCCGAGCGTGCACTGTCGGTGTTCGAGCAGATCGCCGAGATCGCACCCGATCATCCCGAGGTGGTGTCGGGGCGAGTCCGTGCCCTCGTAGCCGCCGGCCGGTTGGCCGATGCCGATGCGATGCTGGCGGCAGTGCCGGAGGAAGCGGCGAAGGCGCCGGAGATCGATCGCGCCCGTGCCGCGCTCGACCTCGCGCGGTCGGCGCCGCCCGCCGCCGATCTCCAGCCGCTGATCGCCGCGGCGGACGCCGATCCGGAGAACATGCAGGCCCGCTTCGACCTCGCCAACGCGCAGATGGCGGCGGGCGAGCGCGACGCCGCCGCCGATTCGCTGTTGGCGATCGTCGCGAAGGACCGCGACTGGAACGACGGGGCGGCGCGCACGCAATTCCTCAAGCTGCTCGAAGTCGTCGGGCTCGAAGACCCTTGGGTATCGGGCCAGCGCCGCAGGCTGTCGGCGATATTGTTCACGTGA
- a CDS encoding agmatine deiminase family protein yields MTKLPPPKPEWAPHKAVWIGFPSHPELWELDLEPARDEVIAFAEAVHAGGKGEQVLLVAADEEAAAAARRRAGDIARVVVQPFGDIWLRDTAAIIRGDGVAADFQFNGWGGKYDLPGDDDVGLRLAEARNKKVESFPWVLEGGAIDGDGTGLVVTTEQCLLNRNRNGAMTRDEIEELLYRDLGYDEVLWLGDGLLHDHTDGHVDNLARFVAPRTLAVPEASDNDPNWQVYQRAAQKAAQHEGVTVVPVPSPGRVLRDEEIVPASYMNFYIGNASVVVPLYGADNDQAAVAAIGALFPGRQTIGLRADHILTGGGSFHCISQQIPII; encoded by the coding sequence GTGACCAAACTTCCGCCCCCTAAACCCGAATGGGCGCCGCATAAGGCCGTGTGGATCGGTTTTCCGAGCCATCCCGAACTGTGGGAACTCGATCTCGAGCCGGCGCGCGACGAGGTCATCGCGTTCGCCGAGGCCGTCCATGCCGGCGGCAAGGGCGAGCAGGTGCTGCTGGTCGCCGCCGACGAGGAAGCGGCGGCGGCGGCACGGCGCCGCGCGGGGGATATCGCGCGCGTCGTGGTCCAGCCGTTCGGCGACATCTGGCTGCGCGATACGGCCGCGATCATCCGGGGCGACGGCGTCGCGGCGGATTTTCAGTTCAACGGTTGGGGCGGCAAATACGATCTGCCCGGCGACGACGATGTCGGCCTGCGATTGGCGGAAGCGCGCAACAAGAAGGTCGAGAGCTTTCCTTGGGTGCTCGAGGGCGGCGCGATCGACGGCGACGGTACCGGCCTCGTCGTGACGACCGAGCAATGCCTGCTCAACCGCAACCGCAACGGCGCGATGACGCGCGACGAGATCGAGGAGTTGCTCTACCGCGATCTCGGCTATGACGAGGTGCTATGGCTCGGCGACGGGCTGCTCCACGATCATACCGACGGGCATGTCGACAACCTCGCCAGGTTCGTCGCGCCGCGCACGCTCGCGGTGCCCGAGGCTTCGGACAACGACCCCAACTGGCAAGTCTATCAGCGCGCGGCGCAGAAGGCGGCGCAGCATGAGGGCGTGACGGTGGTCCCCGTGCCGTCACCAGGCCGCGTATTGCGCGACGAGGAGATCGTGCCGGCGAGCTACATGAACTTCTATATCGGCAATGCGAGTGTGGTGGTGCCGCTCTACGGTGCCGACAACGATCAGGCCGCAGTTGCCGCGATCGGTGCGCTGTTTCCGGGGCGGCAGACGATCGGTCTGCGCGCCGATCACATCCTAACCGGCGGCGGCAGCTTCCACTGCATCTCGCAGCAGATTCCGATCATTTAA